A DNA window from Hevea brasiliensis isolate MT/VB/25A 57/8 chromosome 2, ASM3005281v1, whole genome shotgun sequence contains the following coding sequences:
- the LOC131174161 gene encoding probable xyloglucan endotransglucosylase/hydrolase protein 23: protein MTSHNSLPFCAMLPLLLSIFSSMAAIASGNFYRDFDITWGDGRGKILNNGDLLTLSLDKASGSGFQSKNEYMFGKIDMQLKLVPGNSAGTVTAYYLSSKGSTWDEIDFEFLGNLSGDPYILHTNVFSQGKGNREQQFYLWFDPTADFHTYSILWNPQRIIFSVDGTPIREFKNLESNGVPFPKNQPMRIYSSLWNADDWATRGGLVKTDWTQAPFTASYMNFNADACIWSNGASSCNSNSPSTGNGWLSQELDTTSQERLQWVQKNYMIYNYCTDNKRFPQGLPPECSIS from the exons ATGACTTCACACAATTCATTACCCTTTTGTGCAATGTTGCCCTTGCTTCTTTCCATCTTCTCTTCCATGGCAGCCATTGCCTCTGGTAATTTCTACCGAGATTTTGATATCACATGGGGAGATGGTCGAGGTAAGATTCTCAACAATGGCGACCTTCTCACTTTGTCCCTTGACAAAGCCTCTGGGTCTGGATTTCAATCCAAGAATGAGTATATGTTTGGGAAGATTGATATGCAGCTCAAGCTTGTCCCTGGCAATTCCGCTGGCACTGTCACCGCTTATTAT CTATCCTCGAAAGGGTCTACTTGGGATGAGATAGACTTTGAGTTCTTGGGGAATTTGAGTGGAGACCCCTACATTCTTCACACTAACGTGTTTAGCCAAGGCAAAGGAAACAGAGAGCAGCAATTCTATCTATGGTTTGACCCAACTGCAGATTTTCACACCTATTCCATTCTTTGGAATCCCCAGCGCATCAT ATTCTCTGTCGATGGCACCCCAATTAGGGAATTTAAGAACTTGGAGAGCAATGGTGTTCCTTTCCCAAAGAATCAACCAATGAGGATTTATTCTAGCCTATGGAATGCTGATGATTGGGCTACAAGGGGTGGTCTGGTCAAGACTGACTGGACGCAAGCTCCTTTCACTGCTTCCTATATGAATTTCAATGCCGATGCTTGTATATGGTCTAATGGGGCATCTTCTTGCAACTCAAATTCACCCTCCACTGGTAATGGATGGCTATCACAAGAATTGGACACAACAAGCCAGGAAAGGCTCCAATGGGTGCAAAAAAATTACATGATCTATAACTACTGCACAGACAATAAAAGATTTCCCCAGGGACTCCCTCCAGAATGCAGCATCTCATAG